DNA from Sphingomonas psychrotolerans:
GCTCCTGCAAAGGCAGGAGCCCAGGATAGCGGAGTGCTGCACGCCCCTAGGCTCCTGCCTTCGCAGGAGCACCGGCGAGCTCAGCAATCGACCTTTCGTTCGCTCGGCGTGTGCGGCTGAATACAGGGATGAGTGGGATAAGCTTCGAGATCGAGCTCGGTCGCCTCGCGGATCACCTCCACCCGATCGCCCGCGTCCTTCATCTCGTAGAGCTTGCCGAGCGCGAAGGTGAAGGGGCGGTGGAGCACCATCATCAGCCGGCCATCGAACGCGCGGAACAGCATGCCGTGGCCGCTGTCACGGCGGACCAGAGGCTCGAGCTGTTCCCACGGCCCTTCAAGCTTGCCCGATTTCGAACGGGCGATCGACTGGACATAGCCACGCTCGCCATAGCTCGACCACAGCATCAGGAGCGTGCCCGTACGGGTGCGATGGAACTGGGGGCCGTCGGTGACCCAGACGCTGTCGCCGTCGGGCTGGCGCTGGCCCTTGGCCCAGCCGGCCTCGTTGGCGCGGAACAGGACGTACGGCCGGCCGGCAGCGGCGAGCCTGTCGTCGAGCGGGATCGCCTCGATCGTACCGATCGTGGTCTGCAGCCATTCATGCGCATAAACGAGCCACGGCTTGCCTGCGGCATCGACATACAGCGTGCCGTCGAGCGTCATCAGCTCCTTGGGCGCGATCGGCGCGGCGTTCCGCACCACGCGGTACGGGCCGTCGACCTTGTCGGCGACCGCGAGGATCGTGCCGCGGCGATAGGGCTTGCGATTACCCTCGGGCGGAAGCGTTGCCGCCTCGTCGTGGAAGGTGGTGAAGAGATACCATTTGCCCTTCCACGGATGAACCTCGGGCGCCCAGGCGCCGCCTTTGGCCCAGATGCCCTCGGGCAGCGCAAAGGCGATGCGCGGACGGGTCCAGTGCTTAAGGTCCTTGCTCGAATAGACCATCGTGCCGAGCCGGCGGTCGCCGGTCATCGCGGCCTCGTTGCGGGTGAAGAGGTAGTAGGTCTTCGTCGCCTTGTCGGCGACGATGAAGGGATCGTGGAGCTGCATCTGCGGCAGCAGGAGCGGGGCTTGGGCCGGCTTTTGCTGCGCGGCCGCGGGGATCACCACCAGCATGGCAAGCGCCGCGAGCAGATGCTTGAATTGCATTCGCTTCCTTCCCGTCACGCCCGCGCCGCCGCGATCTCCTCGAGCGATTTGCCTTCGTTGCGCGGCGCCCAGATCAGCCCGATCACGCCCGAGGCGACGAGGAAGCCGGTCAGGATCCACGCCAGCGTAGTGTAATCGTAGGACGCCAGCCAGGGCACGAAGAAGCTCCAGATACCGAGCCCGATGCGGACGATCGCAAAGGTAAGCCCCTGCGCGGTCGAGCGGATCGCGGTAGGGAAGAGTTCGGCCGACCAGAGCTGGAAGAAGCTCTGCGCGCCGAAGCCCCCGGCCACGCCCATGATCACCACATGGAGGATGTAGATTTCCAGCGTGAAGCCGAAAATCGCCAGGATGGCCATGCCAACGACGTGCAGCACCGCCGAGATGCCAAACAGCAGCTTCTGATTGACCTTGTCCGACAGCGTCATGAAGATCGTCAGGATCGAAATCATCCCGATCAGGAAATAGGCGGCCGGCACGATCGTCGCGACCCATTCGGGCAGGTTGTGCTCCTTGACCAGATACGGCGTGAAAAAGCCGTTGAACCCGGCCCACAGGTTCCAGAAGCCGTACATCGACGCGAGAAACAGGACCGCGCCGAAATAGCGCGGGCTGAACAGTTCGCGCCAGCCGGTGCGCTGCTGCGCCGTCTGGCTTTCCTCCCAGCGCTGCGATTCGCGCATGCGGGAGCGCAGGAAGGTCAGCCCGATTGCGAGCACCGCCAGATGCGCGAAGATCCAGCGGACGCCGGTGATCCCCCAGGGCTGGAGGAAATAGGCCGCGACCAACACCGCGACAGGCCCGAGATACCAGAGCAATTGCGCCACGCCCGAATGCGCGCCGCGCTTGTCGTCGGGCGCCTGCTCGGCAATCAACGACCAGGAGGCTGGAATATCCGCGCCCACCGCGAGGCCGACCAGCACGAAGCCCAGCACGATCATCCACGGCGCCGAGGCGAAGACGAGGAAGAGCATGCCGAACGCGTAGAAGATCATATCGTACTGGTAGATCTTCTTGCGGCCGAACTTGTCGCACAGGATGCCGCCGATCAGCGCGCCGACGCCGGCCGAGATGGCGTTGGCGCTGAACGCGCCGATCAGCCCGATAAAGCCGTCCGAAAGGCCGTAGATCTCCTTCCACAGCGCGAGCGCCACCGAACCGGCGACGATCGAGCCCGCGTCGATATAATTGGCGAGCCCCGCAAGGATCGTGTTGCGCCACTTATGGTCCTGGGTGTCGCTCAACTTGTGTTCCCCTAGACGTCCAGCCCGAGCCGGTAGATGCGATTGGCGTTGCGCGCCCAGAGGCCGCGGCGTTCCGTTTCCATGAAATCGCTGGTGATTTCGGCATAGGCGTCGAGATGCTTCGCGAAACTGCCGAACAGTTTGTCAGTCGGGAAATCGCTGGCGAACATTGCGCGATCGGCTCCGAACAATTCGATCGCCTCGCGGATATAGCCGCGTGCCTGATCGAGCGACCACGGGCGATGCGTAAAGCCCATGCCCGAGAGCTTGGTCGCGACATTCGGCAAGGCTGCCAGCGCGGCCATGCCGGCGCGCCACTGCTCCCACTCGCCGGGGACGGCCATGCCGGTATGGTTGATGATGACTTGCGTTTCGGGGTGGCGGGCGATCAGCCTGGCGAGACCCGGGAACTGGCCAGGATAGGCCTGGAGATCGAAACTGAGGCCGTATTTGGCGAGCATCCCGAAGCCCTTTGCCCAAGCCTCGTCCTGCGTGACATCGCGCGGAGTGTAGCTGCGCCGCGGATCGGGATGCCAGTTGACGATGTGACGGATGCCGCGGACGTTCGGATGCGCGGCATGGGCTTCGAGCTGCGCCTCGACGTTCGGGTCGTCGAGCGCGGCGAAGGCGATGATCGCATTGGGCGCGCCGCGGTGGGCGGCGACGCCTTGCAGCCATTCGGTTTCGGCCAGCGCGGCGCTGGCATCGGCACCGGCATCGACATGAACGATCCCGCGGACATCCCAGCCCGATGCGTCGGCGAGATAATCGTCGAGGAGATAGGTTTTGGCGATCGGCTCGACGCTGCCGTTCGGGCCGTCATCGGCGAAGGGCGGGGTCAGCCACGGATAGGAAATGCGATCGAGGTCCCAGAGATGCACATGGGCATCGATGAAGGGCAGATCCCGCGCCATTTTCCTCTCCTCATCGTCATCCCGGCGAACGCCGGGATGACGGGAATCGTCAGTACGTCGTCCGTCCGCCCGAGGTGTCGAAGGTCGACGCCGTGGTGAAGCTGCATTCCTCGCTCGCCATGAACAGGATCATCGCGGCGCTCTCTTCGGCCTCGCCCAGGCGGCCCATCGGAATCTTCGAGCGCATATAATCGACCTGGCTCGGCGGAAGCTGATCGAGGATCGGGCTCTCGAAGGTCGCCGGGGTCAGCGCGTTGGCGATGATGCCCTTGCCCGCGAGTTCCTTGCCGAGCGACTTGGTGAGGCCGATCACCCCTGCCTTCGACGCCGAATAGGCCGAGGCGTTGGGGTTGCCTTCCTTGCCTGCCACCGAAGCGACGTTGACGATCCGGCCATAGCCGTTCGCCAGCATGTGCGGGACGACCGCGCGGCAGCAATAGAACAGGCCGTTCAAGTTGATCCCGATCACGCTCGCCCAGCTGTCGAGCGGGTATTCGTGGACGGGCGCAGTGGCGCCGGTGATCCCAGCCGAGCAGACGAGGACGTCGACCCGGCCGAGCGCCTTGGCGGTCTCGTCCGCGGCGCGCGCTACCGACGCAGCGTCCGACACATCGACCGACGCGGTGTGCGTCGCGCCGACCTCGGCTGCCGCTTCGGCGATTGCGTCAGCGTTGACATCCCAGAGCGCGACCTTGCCGCCCTCGGCGACGAAGCGCCTGGCGACGGCACGGCCGAGCCCGGAGGCGCCGCCGGTGATGATCGCGGTGCGGCCCGCGAAGCGATCGGCATAGAGCGTCAAGCGCGTGCCTCCGACCATGCGATGACGTCCTGCGCTTGCTCGCCGAGCTTCTCAATGCCGAGCGCGACCTTGTCGCCAGCCTTGAGGTACACCGCCTCTGGCTTCTGCCCCATGCCGACGCCCGGGGGCGTGCCGGTGGTGATGATGTCGCCGGGGAGCAGCTTAATGAACTCGCTGACGTACGCGACGATCTTGGAGACCGGGAAGATCATCGTCGAAGTGGTGCCGTCCTGCTTGCGCTCGCCATTGACGTCGAGCCAGAGGCGGAGATTCTGCGGATCGCCGACTTCGTCCGAAGTGACCAGCCACGGGCCGACGGGACCATAGGTCGGGCACCCCTTGCCCTTGTCCCACGTGCCGCCGCGGTTGATCTGATAATCGCGCTCGGAGAGGTCGTGGACGACGCAATAGCCGGCGACGTGATCGAGCGCCGAGGCCTCGTCGATATACGAGCCACCCTTGCCGATGACGACGCCGAGCTCGACTTCCCAGTCGCTCTTCACCGATCCGCGCGGGATCACGACAATATCGTGCGGGCCCTGGATGCAGCTGACCGCCTTGGTGAAGATCACCGGCTCTTCGGGGATCGGCAGGTTCGATTCGGCGGCGTGATCGGCATAATTCAGGCCGATCGCGATGAACTGGCGAGTGACAGACACCGGCGGGCCGTAGCGCACGCCCTCGGGCGCGAGCGGCAGCGAGGCGGGGTCGATCGCGGCGAGCGCGGCGAGGCCCTCGGGCAGGAGCTGGTCGGGCCCGATATCGCTGATGTGCGCGGAGAGATCGCGGATGCGGCCATCCTTGTCGATCAGGCCGGGGCGTTCGCTACCGGCGGTTCCAAAACGGCAGAGTTTCATGTCGGTCTCTCGCTTTTAATGCGTGTAGGGGCGGTGCATCGGCAGCTCGCGATTGAGCTCGACCCCGAAGCCGGGCTTGTCGAGCGCGCTCACGTGCAGGCGCCCGTTCACGGGCACCGGCTCGCCGATCAATTGCGGGTGGAACATCGGGACGACTTCGGTCGGCCCGGGATGCATCATCAGGAACTCGGCGAACGGGCTGTTATGCCGGGTGATGACGAAGTGATAGCTGTACACCGACGAGCCGTGCGGGATCATCATCACGCCCTTGCTGTCGGCATAATTGGCGATCTTGATCAGCTCGGTGACGCCGCCGCACCAGCCGACATCGGGCTGGATGATGTCGCAGCATTCCATGTCCATCAGCATGCGGAAGCCCCAGCGGGTCGCCTCATGCTCGCCGGTGGTGACGAGCAGGCCCTTGGGGGCGTTCTTCTTGAGCGCGGCATAGGCCCAGTAATCGTCGGGGCTGAGCGCCTCCTCGATCCATTTGAGGCCGCACTCGTCATATGCGCGGTGCGCAAGCCGCGTGGCATAATCGAGGTCGAGGCTCATCCAGCAATCGAGCATCAGCCAGAAATCGTCGCCGACGCGCGAGCGCATCTCGGCGAGTTCGGCGATGTTCTTGTGGAGGCCTTCAAGCCCTTCGGCGGGGCCGTGGTGGAGGGGCAATTTGCCGCCGATGAAGCCGAGTTCCTTCGCCACATCGGGGCGCGCGCCGGTGGCGTAGAATTGCAATTCGTCGCGCACCGCGCCGCCGAGCATCTGATAGACCGGCTCGCCGCGCAACTTGCCGAGCAGGTCCCAGAGCGCGAGGTCAACGCCGGAGATGGCGTTCACCACGAGGCCCTTGCGGCCATAGTACTGGGTCGAGAAGTACATCTGGTCCCAGATCTTCTCAACTTCGCGCGGGTCGCGGCCCTCGAGGAAGCGCGCGAGATGCTTCTCGACGATGAATGCGGCGGGCTCGCCGCCGGTGGTCACCGCGAAGCCGATCGTGCCGTCCTCGGCCTCGATCTCGACGATCAGCGTGCCGAGCACGTTGATCCCGAAGCTCTGGCGCGATTGGCGATATTCGGGATAGCGCGCCATCGGCGTGGCGATGTGGTTGTCGATCCAATGGCCTTCGCCCTGATCGTGATAATCGGCGCCGCCGCCGCGGACGGTGAAGGCACGGACGTGCTTGATCTTCGAAAGGCCGGCTGCCGCCACGTCTTCTGATCCCTTTTGCGGCGCCGTACCACATCTGGGCACAGAGCCTGATAATGTGAAAAATTACGAGCGGGGCATACCATCATGTGATACGCCTCGCCGCTATGCCTGATGGAATGGGTCTGGCGCGAGCCGAAATGCTCCGCCGCTTCGCACCCCTCCTGATGCTTTACTTTCTCACTTTATGGGATAGGATGTTACGAGATGAGACGCGACACGTCAAACGCTGAATCGGAACCGGCCGAGAAGAAGGCGGGCCCCAAGGTGCAGGGCAGCCAGACGCTGATCCGTGGGCTCGACATGCTCGATAAGGTGATCGACGGCCCGATCAAGCTCGCCGAACTGTCGGCGCGGATGTCGCTCACCCGCTCGACCACGCACCGCCTCGCCAATGCTCTGATCGATCGCGGCTTCCTCACCTATCTGCCGCGCGACGGCTATCAGCTCGGCCCTAAATTGATCCAGCTCGGCTTCCTCGCGCAGAGCCAGGCCGACATCGTCCAGATCGCGCGCCCGCGGATGGAAGAACTCGCCGCATCCTCGGAGGATACGGTGCATCTTGGCCGGATGGACGGCGACCTCGCGCTCTATCTCGACAAGATCCCCGGCCGGCGCCGCGTCGAGATTTCAAGCCGGATCGGCGATCGCCAGCCGCTCACTTCGACCGGGCTGGGCAAGGCCTTGCTCGT
Protein-coding regions in this window:
- a CDS encoding glycoside hydrolase family 43 protein, with the protein product MQFKHLLAALAMLVVIPAAAQQKPAQAPLLLPQMQLHDPFIVADKATKTYYLFTRNEAAMTGDRRLGTMVYSSKDLKHWTRPRIAFALPEGIWAKGGAWAPEVHPWKGKWYLFTTFHDEAATLPPEGNRKPYRRGTILAVADKVDGPYRVVRNAAPIAPKELMTLDGTLYVDAAGKPWLVYAHEWLQTTIGTIEAIPLDDRLAAAGRPYVLFRANEAGWAKGQRQPDGDSVWVTDGPQFHRTRTGTLLMLWSSYGERGYVQSIARSKSGKLEGPWEQLEPLVRRDSGHGMLFRAFDGRLMMVLHRPFTFALGKLYEMKDAGDRVEVIREATELDLEAYPTHPCIQPHTPSERKVDC
- a CDS encoding MFS transporter, yielding MSDTQDHKWRNTILAGLANYIDAGSIVAGSVALALWKEIYGLSDGFIGLIGAFSANAISAGVGALIGGILCDKFGRKKIYQYDMIFYAFGMLFLVFASAPWMIVLGFVLVGLAVGADIPASWSLIAEQAPDDKRGAHSGVAQLLWYLGPVAVLVAAYFLQPWGITGVRWIFAHLAVLAIGLTFLRSRMRESQRWEESQTAQQRTGWRELFSPRYFGAVLFLASMYGFWNLWAGFNGFFTPYLVKEHNLPEWVATIVPAAYFLIGMISILTIFMTLSDKVNQKLLFGISAVLHVVGMAILAIFGFTLEIYILHVVIMGVAGGFGAQSFFQLWSAELFPTAIRSTAQGLTFAIVRIGLGIWSFFVPWLASYDYTTLAWILTGFLVASGVIGLIWAPRNEGKSLEEIAAARA
- a CDS encoding amidohydrolase family protein; protein product: MARDLPFIDAHVHLWDLDRISYPWLTPPFADDGPNGSVEPIAKTYLLDDYLADASGWDVRGIVHVDAGADASAALAETEWLQGVAAHRGAPNAIIAFAALDDPNVEAQLEAHAAHPNVRGIRHIVNWHPDPRRSYTPRDVTQDEAWAKGFGMLAKYGLSFDLQAYPGQFPGLARLIARHPETQVIINHTGMAVPGEWEQWRAGMAALAALPNVATKLSGMGFTHRPWSLDQARGYIREAIELFGADRAMFASDFPTDKLFGSFAKHLDAYAEITSDFMETERRGLWARNANRIYRLGLDV
- a CDS encoding SDR family NAD(P)-dependent oxidoreductase encodes the protein MVGGTRLTLYADRFAGRTAIITGGASGLGRAVARRFVAEGGKVALWDVNADAIAEAAAEVGATHTASVDVSDAASVARAADETAKALGRVDVLVCSAGITGATAPVHEYPLDSWASVIGINLNGLFYCCRAVVPHMLANGYGRIVNVASVAGKEGNPNASAYSASKAGVIGLTKSLGKELAGKGIIANALTPATFESPILDQLPPSQVDYMRSKIPMGRLGEAEESAAMILFMASEECSFTTASTFDTSGGRTTY
- a CDS encoding fumarylacetoacetate hydrolase family protein yields the protein MKLCRFGTAGSERPGLIDKDGRIRDLSAHISDIGPDQLLPEGLAALAAIDPASLPLAPEGVRYGPPVSVTRQFIAIGLNYADHAAESNLPIPEEPVIFTKAVSCIQGPHDIVVIPRGSVKSDWEVELGVVIGKGGSYIDEASALDHVAGYCVVHDLSERDYQINRGGTWDKGKGCPTYGPVGPWLVTSDEVGDPQNLRLWLDVNGERKQDGTTSTMIFPVSKIVAYVSEFIKLLPGDIITTGTPPGVGMGQKPEAVYLKAGDKVALGIEKLGEQAQDVIAWSEARA
- the rhmD gene encoding L-rhamnonate dehydratase is translated as MAAAGLSKIKHVRAFTVRGGGADYHDQGEGHWIDNHIATPMARYPEYRQSRQSFGINVLGTLIVEIEAEDGTIGFAVTTGGEPAAFIVEKHLARFLEGRDPREVEKIWDQMYFSTQYYGRKGLVVNAISGVDLALWDLLGKLRGEPVYQMLGGAVRDELQFYATGARPDVAKELGFIGGKLPLHHGPAEGLEGLHKNIAELAEMRSRVGDDFWLMLDCWMSLDLDYATRLAHRAYDECGLKWIEEALSPDDYWAYAALKKNAPKGLLVTTGEHEATRWGFRMLMDMECCDIIQPDVGWCGGVTELIKIANYADSKGVMMIPHGSSVYSYHFVITRHNSPFAEFLMMHPGPTEVVPMFHPQLIGEPVPVNGRLHVSALDKPGFGVELNRELPMHRPYTH
- a CDS encoding IclR family transcriptional regulator encodes the protein MRRDTSNAESEPAEKKAGPKVQGSQTLIRGLDMLDKVIDGPIKLAELSARMSLTRSTTHRLANALIDRGFLTYLPRDGYQLGPKLIQLGFLAQSQADIVQIARPRMEELAASSEDTVHLGRMDGDLALYLDKIPGRRRVEISSRIGDRQPLTSTGLGKALLVDGSEAEWTRLFDADQAHGAPRANRELWFERMRGYADAGHAYDLEENEDQIRCVAAPVRDVSGKIVAAISVSSAAQYMDDERMESLSAEVRDTAQRISTDLGWSPEVRPPRRSRR